A genomic window from Nematostella vectensis chromosome 9, jaNemVect1.1, whole genome shotgun sequence includes:
- the LOC5503332 gene encoding uncharacterized protein LOC5503332: MPKGSKHGYKQSVAQTNTRKRKSTFKGTKKQDKKAQDQREIRQVTEIAFVGDDDVVSEQVPPPQPSASAQKLHDVLEDLSSDDSLNAFEAEGESATGYRFVSIQSLLNFAKRLHANTTCDAGKFELKEMTTNRHGMCSSLFVHCHDCDMKPGAHLYSANRSCSVGEVSPWLHPECQ; this comes from the exons ATGCCAAAGGGCTCAAAACACGGCTACAAACAATCTGTAGCCCAGACTAACACAAGAAAGAGGAAATCTACGTTCAAAGGAACTAAGAAACAAGACAAGAAAGCTCAGGATCAACGAGAAATACGGCAGGTTACTGAGATCGCGTTCGTCGGTGACGACGATGTTGTGAGCGAGCAAGTTCCTCCTCCTCAGCCAAGTGCTTCGGCTCAGAAGCTTCATGATGTTCTTGAAGATTTATCTTCTGATGATAGCTTAAATGCTTTTGAAGCTGAGGGTGAATCAGCCACTGGATATCGCTTTGTTTCGATACAGAGTCTTCTCAACTTTGCCAAGCGATTACATGCTAACACCACGTGCGATGCTG gtaaatttgaactaaaagaGATGACCACTAATAGGCATGGAATGTGCAGCAGTTTGTTTGTTCATTGCCATGATTGTGACATGAAGCCTGGAGCCCATCTATACTCGGCTAACAGATCCTGCTCTGTTGGCGAGGTGTCTCCCTGGCTACACCCAGAATGCCAATGA